GGCATGGGGGTACGGGGGGACGGCGGACGTGGTCGCCTATGCCGAGCGGATCGGCACCCCGGTCCGGGTTCTGTGGCCGGAGGGCGCCAGCCGCTGACTCCCACTCATGGAGACAACTGTCCGAGCGTGTGTGACCAGGCATCGCGGGCGCGGGCTGCGTGCCTGCGGAGGCACCGGCCAGCGTGTCCTTACGCCCGTGCTGGAGGGGGAGCCCGACCGACGATCGCCAACTGGCCGTCTCGGCAGGACCGGTCTGGTCGGCGTCAACGGGTCAGGGAAATCTCGACCTGGCGAGCGTGCGCGCCCTCACGGCGGCGCTGGGGGCGTACAGGGGCGCCCTGGTCGTGGCGAGCCACGACCTGCCGTTCCTGGAGTCGATCGGCATCACGCGGTGGCTGGTTCTCGACGGCGAGCTGCGTGACACGACGGTGGAGGAGGTACGGGCGGGGACGGCCTCGTAACGGCCGTCCCCGGGGGTCGAAACACGAACCAGAGGCCGGGCGGAAATCCGGACAGTAGTTGTCTGGATTCCCGGTTAGCTTCGGGCCCATGCCTCGAAACATCACCATCGTGGGCGCCCGTGAGAACAACCTCAGGGACGTCTCGCTGACCATTCCCAAGGACCGGATCACCGTCTTCACCGGGGTCTCCGGGTCCGGCAAGTCCTCGATCGTCTTCGACACCATCGCCGTGGAGTCGCAGCGCCAGCTCAACGAGACCTTCACGACGTTCATCAGGAACCGGCTGCCCAAGTACGAGCGGCCGCACGTCGAGGCGATCGACGACCTGTCCGTGGCGATCGTCATCGACCAGAAGCCGGTGGGCGGCAACGTCCGTTCCACCGTCGGCACGATGACCGACATCTACTCGGTGATCAGGGTGCTGTTCTCGCGGTACGGCACGCCGAGCGCGGGGGCGGCCACCGCGTACTCCTTCAACGACCCGTCCGGCATGTGCCCGGAGTGCGACGGCGTGGGGCGGGTCGTACGGCTCGACCTCGATCGCGCGGTCGACTGGTCGAAGTCCCTCAACGGCGGCGCGCTGCTGCTGCCGGGGCTCTCGGTGGGCACCTGGGAGTGGAGCCTGTACGCCGGTTCGGGGCACTTCGACCCGGACAAGCCGATCGACCAGTACACCGCCGAGGAGCGCCGACTGCTGCTGTACGGCGGCGACTTCACCGTCAGGCTGGAGCTGCGGACGGGCGCGGCGGACGTACGGTTCGAGGGTGTCGTGGGCCGCTTCACCCGGCTCTTCCTCAAGCGGGACACGGCGAGCCTGTCCGAGAAGCGCAGGGAGGCCGCGAGCCGGTTCACCGCGCAGCGGGTGTGCGACGCGTGCGGCGGGGCGCGGCTCAACGAGGCGGCGCTCGCGACCCGTATCGACGGCCTGAACATCGCCGACTACACCCGGATGGAGGTCGGGGACCTGGTGGGCGTACTGGCGGCGATCGACGACCCGGTGGCGACGCCGATCGCGGCCGCCGCGCGTGAGCGGCTCGACCGGCTGGTGGGGATCGGGCTCGGCTATCTGAGCCTGGACCGGGAGACGACCACGCTCTCCGGCGGTGAGGGGCAGCGGCTCAAGATGGTGCGCCATCTGGGGAGTTCGCTGACGGGGCTGACCTTCATCTTCGACGAGCCGAGCGTGGGTCTGCACCCGCGCGACGTGGGACGGCTGAACGATCTGCTGCGGCGGCTGCGCGACCGGGGCAACACGGTGCTGGTGGTGGAGCACGACCCGGATGTGGTGGCCATCGCGGACCATGTCGTCGACATGGGGCCACGGGCGGGCGCGGACGGCGGACAGGTGGTGTTCGAGGGCACGGTGGAACGGCTGCGGGACTCGGACACCCTCACCGGCCGGCATCTCGTGAGCCGTACCCCCGTCAAGGACACCTTCCGCGCCCCCACCGGCCAACTGCCGGTGCGGGGAGCCGCGTTGCACAATCTGAAGGGCATCGACGTACGGTTCCCCGCCGGGGTGCTGACGGCCGTGACCGGTGTCGCGGGGTCGGGCAAGTCGACGCTGGTCTCGCGGGTCTTCACCGCCGCCCACCCGGACGCGATCGTCATCGACCAGGGCGCGATCACGGCCTCGTCGCGCTCCACGCCGGTGTCGTACCTCGGCGCCATGGACACCGTCCGCAAGGTGTACGCGAAGGAGAACGGCGTCGGGCCGGGCCTCTTCAGCTTCAACTCCTCCGGCGCCTGCGCCGCGTGCGCGGGGCGCGGGATCATCTACACCGACCTCGCGTTCATGGACCCGGTGACGACGGTCTGCCAAGTGTGCGAGGGGCGGCGGTTCAACGACCGCGTACTGGCGCTCCGGGTGGGCGGCAGGTCCATCGTGGACGTGCTGGACATGACGGCGGCTCAGGCGATCCCGTTCTTCGAGGAGTTCGGCGGCGACCGGGGACTGCTGCGCAAGCTGCGGACCCTGAACGACGTGGGGCTCACATATCTGACGCTCGGTCAGCCACTGAGCTCCCTGTCGGGCGGGGAGCGCCAGCGCATCAAACTGGCGACCCAACTGCACCGTACGGGCAGCGTGTACGTCCTGGACGAGCCGACCACCGGGCTGCACATGGCGGACGTGGGCACGCTGCTGGCGCTGCTCGACCGGCTGGTGGACGCGGGGAACACGGTGATCTGCGTCGAGCACAACATGGATGTGGTCAAACGCGCGGACTGGGTGATCGACCTCGGCCCGGACGGCGGAAAACACGGCGGCGAGATCGTCTTCGAGGGAACACCGGCCGAACTGCTGCGCCACCCCAAGTCGTTCACCGCGGAGTACCTCCGGCGGGATCTGGGGGCGTGACCTGTCTCTCGGTACGGCTCCCTACAGCCCCGCGAACCGCTCACATAACCACACGTAAAAGGGCATCCAACCGCGGATAAGTGAGTATCGCGACTCCGGTCTTGGCTCGTGGCTTACCGCGCCCTTAACCTACGGTCACGTAACCTACGAACCCGTAGGTACCACTCCCGTCCCCAGGAGCATCCGTGACACTCACCTCTCCCCATCTCGGCAGTTCGGAGGCGTGGACAGACGCCCGACTGCTGTACGCACTGGAAGAGGTGGTGGAGAAAGAACTCAACCGCCATCTCAAGGTCGCCAAGGACTGGATGCCGCACGAGTACGTGCCCTGGTCCGACGCGCGCAACTTCCCCGGTTTCTTCGAGGACGGCACGGCCTGGGAGGCGGAGCAGTCCAAGGTGACCGACCTCGGCAAGGTCGCCCTCGTGGTGAACCTGCTGACCGAGGACAACCTCCCCAGCTACCACCACGAGATCGCCAGCCTCTTCGGCCGCGACGGCGCGTGGGGCACCTGGGTGCACCGCTGGACCGCCGAGGAGGGCCGGCACGGCATCGTGTTGCGCGACTATCTGCTCGCGTCGCGCGCCGTCGACCCGGACAGGCTGGAGCAGTTCCGGATGGCGCACATGTCGGACGGCTTCACGTCGGACAACCGGCACTCGATGCTGCACTCCGTCGCGTACGTAGCCTTCCAGGAGCTGGCGACCCGTGTCTCGCACCGCAACACCGGCCACCACTCGGGTGACCCGGTCTGCGACCGGATGCTGGCCCGTATCGCCACCGACGAGAACCTGCACATGGTCTTCTACCGCAATCTGCTCGGCGCGGCCTTCCAGATCGCCCCGGACCTCACCATGCGGTCGGTGCGCGACGTGGTCGTGGACTTCCGGATGCCGGGGCACGGTATGCCGGGCTTCGAGCGCGCCGCCGCGCAGATGGCGATCGGCGAGATCTACAACATGCGCATCCACCACGACGACGTGCTCCAGCCGGTGCTGCGCTATCTGAAGGTGCTCGACATCGACGGGCTGGGCCCCGAGGGGCTCAAGGCGCAGGAAGAGCTCGGCATGTACATGGGCGGGCTCGACACCGAAGCGAGCAAGTTCGACGAGAAGCTCGCCGCCCGCAAGGCCCGGATGGCCGCGCGCGCCGCCGGCTGACCCCGCCGGGCCGGTCCGGCGACGGGCGGCACGGATTCATCACGTGCCCCACGAGGCAGAGCTCCCCGCGGGTGACAGGCCGCGGGCCGTACACCCCGCACGGCGTACGGCCCGAAGTCCGGCACCCGTCTCTTCCTCACCGGCGCACCCTCATCGTCGTCGTCTCCGTCCCGTTCGGCGGAGGCGACGACGACGCGTTTCCAGCCGCCCGGCTCAGGCGGTCTCGGACGTGGCCGAAGCCGCTCCGGTACGGGCCGGACCGGAGCGGCGCAGCCGCTCGCGCTCCTTCTCCGACATCCCGCCCCACACGCCGAAGCGCTCGTCGTTGTCCAGGGCGTATTCCAGACACTCGCGCCGCCCCTCACAGGCACCGCAGAGCTGCTTGGCCTCGCGGGTGGACGAGCCGGGGGCCGGGAAGAAGAACTCGGGCCCCGTCTGGGCGCACAGGGCGTTCTCCTGCCAGGCCAGTTCCTGTCCCGTGCGCCCGGTGATGCCGGTGAGGGTTTTCATTGCATCGATCTGCATGGCGCACACGGTGCCTGGTGGCCATAAACATTCGATCAACGACCTGATGAGGGCCGTCCGAGGGGCGATTTCCGGCCCGACTCGCTCACGCGTCCTGCGCGAAGCCCTGCATGAACGCGAGGCGTGCGCCGTACGGGTCGTGCACCACGGCGAAACGGCCGACGCCCTCGATGTCCGTGGGCTCCTGGACGGTCGTACCGCCCAGCCGGTCCGAACTCGCCACCGCAGCATCGCAGTCGGCCGTACCGAAGTACAGGAGCCAGTTCGGCCCCGTCGTGTCGGAGGTCGGATCGGCCTCGCTCGGGACGATCCCGGCGAACATGCCTTCCGGGCCCTTGCCCGCCGGATGGACCATCGTGTACTCGCCGCCGCCTCCCGGCATCGGCATGGTGCTCGACTCCCAGCCGAAGACGGAGCCGTAGAAGCCGGTGGCCGCATCCTTGTCCGGGGTGGTGAGCTCGGCCCAGCAGAGGCTGCCGGGACCGTCGACGGCCTCCAGGCCGCTGTTCGTCCCCGGCTGCCAGGTGGCGAAGTCGGCTCCGGCCGGGTCGGAGCACATCGTCATCCGCCCCAGGTCCCGGACGTCCATCGGCTCGTTGACGACCCGGCCGCCGTTGTCCTGCACGGCCGTGGCGGTGGCGTCGGCATCGGCTGTCTGGAGGTAGAGGGTCCAGGACGGGGGCGCCTGCTCGACGGGGAGCTGCATGGCCCCCGCGACCGTCTTCCCGTTCAGCTGGAACATGCCGTAGCCGCCGAATTCGGGGCCGGCCGACACATGGTCCCAGCCGAGAACACCTCCGTAGAAGGACTTCGCACCCTCGATGTCGGGTGTGGCGAGATCTGCCCAGTTCGGTGAACCCTGCACATAACGGGTGGTGAGCATCACGGCTCCTCAGAGAGACCCCCCGTACGATTCCTCTCCGAGTCTGCTACCGATCCGGGACCCTCGCATGTGTACGACGCGAGAGCGCCGGACGGGTGTGTACCGGCCCGTCCGGCGCCCGATGAAGCCCCCGCGCGTCAGTGACCCGCGTGTGCGCCCTGCGCGGCGGCACCCTGCGCGCTCGCGCCCTTCGCGCTCTTCTTCGCCGCCGGGTGATGCGGCTCGTACCCGGGAATCGTGCCGTCGGGCTTGGCGATCAGGAACAGCCCCGCCATGCCCTGGTCCGAGTGGCTCTGTACGTGGCAGTGGTACATCCACGCGCCCGCGCCGACGCCCTCGCCCGCGATGATCTGGAGCCCGAAGGAGTCAGCCGGTCCAGTGATCTTGTTGTCGACGATCCGGCTGGTGTCACCGGCCCCGCTGAGCAGGCCGGTCCTGTTGTCGGCCCAGCGGTGACCGTGGATATGGAACGTGTGGTAGAATTCGCCGTGCGTGATCATGATGACTTCGAGTCGCTCACCCACCGTGGCCTCGAAGTTGGGGCTCTGAGCACCCGGCAGATTGTTGATCTGCATGTCATTGAAGACGATCGTGAACTGCTTGTCGGGGAGGATGTCACCCTCTCGGCGGACCACCAGACCACCGTAAAGGCCCTGCCTGATGCCGCCCGTGCCGTGGTCGGTGCCGACGACGTGGTCGTGGTAGTGCCAGTAGCCGGCGCTGCCCTCGCGGTACGTGCCGTCGGCCCGCTTGCCAGGCTTGTGCGTACGCCAGGTGTAGGTGCGCTTCCCGCCCGGCGGAACGTGACTCTTGTTCAGACGGGTGCCGTCGTTGGCGATGTCGTAGTCGACACCGTGCACATGCAGGCTCGCGTCGACGTCCGTGAGATTGGTGAACTCGATGTGGACCGTGTCGCCCTCGACGATGTCGATCACCGGGCCCGGGACGGTCGCCTTGCCCTTCTCGAAGCCGTAGCCGATCTTCCCCGTGCCCAACCGCTCGGCCACCATGGTGAGGTGGTGCACCTTGCCGCCGGCCGGCGCTCGTTCCGGGCCCGCCGTGACGGCGTTCGGCGCAGGCGCCGCCGAAGAGGCAGAGGCAACGGACAACGATGTCACCCCAGTTGCCGCGACCGCGCCGCCGGCCATGAGGCGCCGGTTGAAACTCCGTCTGTCCATCGCCATGCCGAACTCCCCACATGCGGTGCTGAGATTTTCGGGACACAGTGAAGCCCCGGGACGGCCACACGGTAGCTCGGAGATCTTCGTTTATCCACACTCAGGACAAAGTTAGTTCCATTGTGGTGATACCTCTTGGCTCACCGCCCAAAGAGGTCTAGCTTCACGCCTGTTGCTGTGACCAAAGATGGGTGGGTGAACACATGCAGCGCGTACCACATCGCCGGTCAAGATCCCGGCGCGCAATGGCCGCGGCCGTGGTGGCCGGCACCATGGCCGCTACTCTGCTAGGCGGAAACGCCATGGCGGGTCCGTACCCCGAGCCGCCGTCGACAACGTTGTCCCTTCCTTCGCCGCCCGGCGGCAAGAACGTGAAGGTACTCGTCTTCTACGGTTCGACGTCGGAAGAGTCCCCGATCGTCAACGCCGGAATCGAGGCCATCGAGAAGATCGGCCTGACCGGCCCGGCCGCCCAGCGCTTCAAGACCGAGACCAACGGTGACGGTTCGGTCTTCACCAACGCCACCAAGCTGGGCAAGTACAACGCGGTTGTCTTCCTGACGGGCGGCGGCGATGTGCTGGATCCCGAGCAGGAGGCCGGACTCGAAGCCTTCGTCGAAGCCGGCGGAGGCTTCCTCGGCATCCGGGACGCGGCGCGCACCGAGCCGTACTCGGAGTGGTTCACCGGACTGATCGGCGCCCGTCCCGACGACGCGAGCCCGGACACGGTCCAGCGCGCGACCGTCGAGGTCGGCGACCGCCAGCACCCCGCGACCAAGAACCTGCCGAAGGAGTGGAAGCGCTCCGACAAATGGTTCAACTGGGACCAGAACCCGACCGGCGACGTGCACACCGTCGCCCGCCTCCGGGAGAGCACCTACAAGCCGGGTGAGGGCGCCAACGGCGCGGACCACCCGATCTCCTGGTGCCGTGACTACGACGGCGGCCGTTCCTTCTACACAGGCATGGGCGCCACCGTCGACTCGTACGCCGAGACCGACTTCCGCGACCACCTGCGCGGCGCCCTCGCGTGGACCACGCGCACCTCGCGGGCCGACTGCAAGGCGAGCAT
The nucleotide sequence above comes from Streptomyces sp. NBC_01716. Encoded proteins:
- a CDS encoding excinuclease ABC subunit UvrA — protein: MPRNITIVGARENNLRDVSLTIPKDRITVFTGVSGSGKSSIVFDTIAVESQRQLNETFTTFIRNRLPKYERPHVEAIDDLSVAIVIDQKPVGGNVRSTVGTMTDIYSVIRVLFSRYGTPSAGAATAYSFNDPSGMCPECDGVGRVVRLDLDRAVDWSKSLNGGALLLPGLSVGTWEWSLYAGSGHFDPDKPIDQYTAEERRLLLYGGDFTVRLELRTGAADVRFEGVVGRFTRLFLKRDTASLSEKRREAASRFTAQRVCDACGGARLNEAALATRIDGLNIADYTRMEVGDLVGVLAAIDDPVATPIAAAARERLDRLVGIGLGYLSLDRETTTLSGGEGQRLKMVRHLGSSLTGLTFIFDEPSVGLHPRDVGRLNDLLRRLRDRGNTVLVVEHDPDVVAIADHVVDMGPRAGADGGQVVFEGTVERLRDSDTLTGRHLVSRTPVKDTFRAPTGQLPVRGAALHNLKGIDVRFPAGVLTAVTGVAGSGKSTLVSRVFTAAHPDAIVIDQGAITASSRSTPVSYLGAMDTVRKVYAKENGVGPGLFSFNSSGACAACAGRGIIYTDLAFMDPVTTVCQVCEGRRFNDRVLALRVGGRSIVDVLDMTAAQAIPFFEEFGGDRGLLRKLRTLNDVGLTYLTLGQPLSSLSGGERQRIKLATQLHRTGSVYVLDEPTTGLHMADVGTLLALLDRLVDAGNTVICVEHNMDVVKRADWVIDLGPDGGKHGGEIVFEGTPAELLRHPKSFTAEYLRRDLGA
- a CDS encoding acyl-ACP desaturase, which codes for MTLTSPHLGSSEAWTDARLLYALEEVVEKELNRHLKVAKDWMPHEYVPWSDARNFPGFFEDGTAWEAEQSKVTDLGKVALVVNLLTEDNLPSYHHEIASLFGRDGAWGTWVHRWTAEEGRHGIVLRDYLLASRAVDPDRLEQFRMAHMSDGFTSDNRHSMLHSVAYVAFQELATRVSHRNTGHHSGDPVCDRMLARIATDENLHMVFYRNLLGAAFQIAPDLTMRSVRDVVVDFRMPGHGMPGFERAAAQMAIGEIYNMRIHHDDVLQPVLRYLKVLDIDGLGPEGLKAQEELGMYMGGLDTEASKFDEKLAARKARMAARAAG
- a CDS encoding WhiB family transcriptional regulator; amino-acid sequence: MQIDAMKTLTGITGRTGQELAWQENALCAQTGPEFFFPAPGSSTREAKQLCGACEGRRECLEYALDNDERFGVWGGMSEKERERLRRSGPARTGAASATSETA
- a CDS encoding VOC family protein produces the protein MLTTRYVQGSPNWADLATPDIEGAKSFYGGVLGWDHVSAGPEFGGYGMFQLNGKTVAGAMQLPVEQAPPSWTLYLQTADADATATAVQDNGGRVVNEPMDVRDLGRMTMCSDPAGADFATWQPGTNSGLEAVDGPGSLCWAELTTPDKDAATGFYGSVFGWESSTMPMPGGGGEYTMVHPAGKGPEGMFAGIVPSEADPTSDTTGPNWLLYFGTADCDAAVASSDRLGGTTVQEPTDIEGVGRFAVVHDPYGARLAFMQGFAQDA
- a CDS encoding multicopper oxidase domain-containing protein translates to MDRRSFNRRLMAGGAVAATGVTSLSVASASSAAPAPNAVTAGPERAPAGGKVHHLTMVAERLGTGKIGYGFEKGKATVPGPVIDIVEGDTVHIEFTNLTDVDASLHVHGVDYDIANDGTRLNKSHVPPGGKRTYTWRTHKPGKRADGTYREGSAGYWHYHDHVVGTDHGTGGIRQGLYGGLVVRREGDILPDKQFTIVFNDMQINNLPGAQSPNFEATVGERLEVIMITHGEFYHTFHIHGHRWADNRTGLLSGAGDTSRIVDNKITGPADSFGLQIIAGEGVGAGAWMYHCHVQSHSDQGMAGLFLIAKPDGTIPGYEPHHPAAKKSAKGASAQGAAAQGAHAGH